From the genome of Biomphalaria glabrata chromosome 17, xgBioGlab47.1, whole genome shotgun sequence, one region includes:
- the LOC129923769 gene encoding uncharacterized protein LOC129923769 isoform X1, which produces MKSLRRLPRLVFVCGNFDSPIYIRFLPAMLRHSTSAQTHKKLKLKNGPKVIIRDLVDSELTDVYSLIQLPEVFDKGFGLETYPDEANFKKKMTLADKYVLEEDVNQNIIAYIILHKSRFNRGVRNADALIIVRPECMSPDVLETCLSLATSLARAARFRGLYVDTFASNTEVMKAVRGIPGFSEVAQLPSWTLDHSDVTSIIFYKELDIRTQCFQCCI; this is translated from the exons ATCAGATTCCTTCCAGCCATGCTGCGACACTCTACGTCAGCGCAGACCCACAAGAAGCTGAAATTGAAGAATGGACCAAAGGTCATCATTAGAGACTTGGTGGACAGCGAACTCACCGACGTGTATAGCCTTATTCAACTTCCGGAAGTCTTCGATAaag GTTTTGGACTTGAGACCTATCCAGATGAAGCGAACttcaagaaaaaaatgacaCTGGCGGACAAGTATGTCCTTGAGGAGGACGTCAACCAGAACATCATTGCTTACATCATCCTTCACAAAAGTAGGTTCAACAGAGGCGTCCGTAACGCGGACGCCTTAATCATCGTCCGCCCAGAATGCATGTCTCCCGACGTTCTGGAAACTTGTCTCTCTCTAGCCACTTCGCTAGCCCGCGCTGCAAGATTTCGGGGCCTCTACGTCGACACCTTCGCCTCTAATACAGAGGTGATGAAGGCTGTGAGAGGTATACCTGGTTTCTCAGAGGTGGCACAACTTCCTAGCTGGACACTTGACCACAGTGACGTAACCAGTATTATATTTTACAAGGAACTGGATATACGAACTCAATGTTTTCAATGTTGTATATAA
- the LOC129923769 gene encoding uncharacterized protein LOC129923769 isoform X2, giving the protein MLRHSTSAQTHKKLKLKNGPKVIIRDLVDSELTDVYSLIQLPEVFDKGFGLETYPDEANFKKKMTLADKYVLEEDVNQNIIAYIILHKSRFNRGVRNADALIIVRPECMSPDVLETCLSLATSLARAARFRGLYVDTFASNTEVMKAVRGIPGFSEVAQLPSWTLDHSDVTSIIFYKELDIRTQCFQCCI; this is encoded by the exons ATGCTGCGACACTCTACGTCAGCGCAGACCCACAAGAAGCTGAAATTGAAGAATGGACCAAAGGTCATCATTAGAGACTTGGTGGACAGCGAACTCACCGACGTGTATAGCCTTATTCAACTTCCGGAAGTCTTCGATAaag GTTTTGGACTTGAGACCTATCCAGATGAAGCGAACttcaagaaaaaaatgacaCTGGCGGACAAGTATGTCCTTGAGGAGGACGTCAACCAGAACATCATTGCTTACATCATCCTTCACAAAAGTAGGTTCAACAGAGGCGTCCGTAACGCGGACGCCTTAATCATCGTCCGCCCAGAATGCATGTCTCCCGACGTTCTGGAAACTTGTCTCTCTCTAGCCACTTCGCTAGCCCGCGCTGCAAGATTTCGGGGCCTCTACGTCGACACCTTCGCCTCTAATACAGAGGTGATGAAGGCTGTGAGAGGTATACCTGGTTTCTCAGAGGTGGCACAACTTCCTAGCTGGACACTTGACCACAGTGACGTAACCAGTATTATATTTTACAAGGAACTGGATATACGAACTCAATGTTTTCAATGTTGTATATAA